Part of the Paracoccus sp. MC1862 genome, AGCCCCTCCCGCCGGCCGATGGGGGCAACCTGCTTGATGTTGAAGGCCTCGCCCTTCCAGATTACCCGGTCGGCGTTGGAGACCCCCTCGACGAAGCGGGCGCGGAAGATCACCAACTCCTCGTCGGTGGCGCCGAAGTTGCGGATGAACTCGGTCGTGGATTGCTGCACCAGCTCGGCCCGGACCTCCGCCACGCGCGCCCAGGTCGTCGAGGGCGTGCCATATTCGTTCAGGCTCTCGGTCGCGCGCTCGATGCGGATCAGTTCGGTCAGACGGCCGGCCCTCATGACAGGTCCTCCGTGATCAGGGCCTCGATGGTGATGACCCCGTGCGAATGCTCGCCGTCAGGGTCGCGCAGGTAGCGCATCGAGGAGACCCGCACGTCGGCGCAATGGAGCGGCGAGGCCACCACCAGGCGTCCGAAGCCGATGGCGCGCCTGATCTGGTCGCCGATGGCCTTTACCCCCTCAAGCGAGGGCTCGCGCTTCCAGACATGGACGG contains:
- a CDS encoding phage head closure protein codes for the protein MRAGRLTELIRIERATESLNEYGTPSTTWARVAEVRAELVQQSTTEFIRNFGATDEELVIFRARFVEGVSNADRVIWKGEAFNIKQVAPIGRREGLELRCVRTPE
- a CDS encoding DUF3168 domain-containing protein — encoded protein: MELEVQKALRGRFTTTAALMALVPAQNVLDSNQRPAPVPSIILGESQSVDEGTSLRRAHVRVFHTVHVWKREPSLEGVKAIGDQIRRAIGFGRLVVASPLHCADVRVSSMRYLRDPDGEHSHGVITIEALITEDLS